The Virgibacillus dokdonensis genome includes a window with the following:
- a CDS encoding DnaD domain-containing protein: MFVIKKQSFSIQYLLTNQMLIPKDLLTSYVSIGLDEKEVMLLLQLQRFMLEGIDFPTPDQLTTYVTMKEQECALLLRGLVQKGMLTIVQQEENDGKIKEAYDLNPLWDKLFKMEEDTKQDSDTSDGTIFILFEQEFGRPLSPFEIEMINAWLDEDQIAPSLIKAALRESVLMGKLNFKYIDRILREWKKKGIHSVEQARMSSKQFHARQNASRSEGSSQSTRNSSFYYNWLEGED; this comes from the coding sequence ATGTTCGTCATTAAAAAGCAATCATTCTCCATTCAGTATCTTTTAACCAATCAAATGCTCATTCCAAAGGATCTATTAACTTCCTATGTATCTATAGGGCTAGATGAAAAAGAAGTTATGTTGTTATTACAATTACAACGATTTATGTTAGAAGGAATTGATTTTCCTACTCCAGATCAATTAACGACTTATGTAACGATGAAAGAACAAGAGTGTGCACTTTTATTACGTGGCCTTGTTCAAAAAGGAATGCTGACTATTGTACAGCAAGAAGAAAATGATGGAAAAATTAAAGAAGCTTACGATTTAAATCCTCTATGGGATAAATTATTTAAGATGGAAGAAGATACGAAACAGGATTCAGATACATCTGACGGGACTATTTTTATTTTGTTTGAACAAGAATTCGGCAGACCATTATCCCCTTTTGAAATTGAAATGATTAATGCGTGGCTAGATGAGGATCAAATTGCTCCATCGTTAATTAAAGCAGCTTTACGTGAATCCGTGTTAATGGGAAAGTTAAATTTTAAATATATTGATCGTATTTTACGCGAATGGAAGAAAAAAGGGATCCATAGTGTAGAACAAGCTAGAATGTCTAGTAAACAATTTCATGCCAGACAGAATGCTTCAAGATCAGAAGGTAGTTCACAAAGTACTCGTAACAGTTCTTTTTATTATAATTGGCTGGAAGGGGAGGATTAG
- the nth gene encoding endonuclease III, with amino-acid sequence MLTQKQIRFCLDEMKKMFPYAQCELTHKNPFELVIAVLLSAQCTDNLVNKVTRPLFQKYKAPEDYLAVPLEELQEDIKSIGLYRNKAKNIRKLCAMLIEDYGGIVPKSKTELMKLAGVGRKTANVVASVAFDKPAIAVDTHVERVSKRLGICRWKDSVTEVEETLMRKIPKSEWSETHHRMIFFGRYHCKARNPNCMECPLLEVCREGQKRMKKRKEVNA; translated from the coding sequence ATGCTGACGCAAAAACAAATTCGCTTTTGCTTGGATGAAATGAAAAAAATGTTTCCTTACGCCCAATGTGAATTAACCCATAAAAACCCATTTGAATTAGTAATTGCAGTGCTGTTATCTGCACAGTGTACAGATAACTTAGTTAATAAGGTTACAAGACCGCTGTTTCAAAAATATAAAGCACCTGAAGATTATTTAGCCGTACCTTTAGAAGAGCTTCAAGAAGATATTAAATCTATTGGTTTATACCGAAATAAAGCAAAAAATATTCGTAAGCTTTGTGCGATGTTGATAGAGGATTATGGAGGAATCGTTCCAAAATCAAAAACAGAATTAATGAAATTAGCAGGGGTAGGTAGAAAAACAGCTAATGTCGTTGCCTCTGTAGCGTTTGATAAGCCGGCAATTGCGGTCGATACACATGTAGAACGCGTCTCAAAACGACTTGGTATATGTAGGTGGAAAGATTCGGTCACGGAAGTGGAAGAAACTTTAATGCGAAAAATTCCAAAGTCAGAGTGGAGTGAAACGCATCACCGCATGATTTTTTTTGGTCGATATCATTGTAAAGCAAGAAATCCGAACTGTATGGAATGTCCACTATTAGAAGTGTGCCGTGAGGGACAAAAACGGATGAAGAAAAGAAAAGAGGTAAACGCGTAA
- a CDS encoding biotin--[acetyl-CoA-carboxylase] ligase, whose translation MESTRNQLIQLLAKNNEEYISGQVLSEQLNISRSAIWKHMKELEKDGYVIEAKSKRGYRIVSYPEKISENTVQWGLQTNWLGQKVIHREVTSSTQIIAHKVAKEQKGHGTIVIADEQVSGRGRMNRNWHSKKGDGMWMSMILQPPLPPYLAPQLTLLTAVALTETIEKLTGLTPRIKWPNDILFDNEKKCAGILTELQAEQDRIQYVIIGVGLNINQQKNDWPEDVQKRATSLQIETGKQWAIRKIIQYFLSSFENLYDEYMKQGFLAVKTKWESYGFKIGDWITIRQLDKTRQAVFYGLADDGALLIKNEAGDVERLYSGEIDWFHESNKNHE comes from the coding sequence ATGGAATCCACCCGCAATCAATTAATCCAATTACTTGCTAAGAATAACGAAGAATATATATCTGGACAAGTGCTTTCAGAACAATTAAACATATCTCGCAGTGCTATTTGGAAGCATATGAAAGAGTTAGAGAAAGATGGTTACGTCATAGAAGCAAAGTCGAAGCGAGGCTACCGCATTGTAAGCTATCCAGAAAAAATATCTGAGAACACCGTACAGTGGGGGTTACAAACGAATTGGCTAGGTCAGAAAGTGATTCATCGTGAAGTGACTAGTTCTACTCAAATTATTGCCCATAAAGTTGCTAAAGAACAGAAAGGACATGGCACTATAGTTATTGCAGATGAACAGGTTTCTGGTAGAGGAAGAATGAATCGAAACTGGCATTCTAAAAAAGGCGATGGCATGTGGATGAGCATGATCTTACAACCACCCTTACCACCATACCTTGCTCCACAATTAACATTATTAACTGCTGTGGCGTTAACCGAAACTATTGAAAAGTTAACTGGATTAACGCCACGTATTAAGTGGCCTAACGACATCCTCTTTGATAATGAAAAAAAATGTGCAGGTATTTTAACAGAACTACAAGCTGAACAGGATAGAATCCAGTATGTTATCATTGGGGTTGGGTTAAATATTAACCAACAAAAGAATGATTGGCCAGAGGATGTGCAAAAAAGAGCAACATCATTACAAATTGAAACTGGGAAACAATGGGCGATTAGAAAAATTATACAATATTTCTTGAGCAGTTTCGAAAATCTTTATGATGAATATATGAAGCAGGGCTTTTTAGCTGTGAAAACGAAATGGGAGTCATACGGATTTAAAATAGGGGATTGGATCACCATCCGTCAATTGGATAAGACTCGACAAGCTGTATTTTATGGTCTGGCTGACGATGGTGCACTGTTAATAAAAAATGAGGCTGGTGATGTAGAACGGTTATATTCAGGGGAAATTGACTGGTTTCATGAGTCTAATAAGAATCATGAATAA
- the dinG gene encoding ATP-dependent DNA helicase DinG — MQRYVVIDLETTGNTPAKTDKIIEVGIVVIEQDTIVDSYSTLLHPNKEIPAFITNLTGISNEDVADAPLFENIADEVTAMFENSYLIAHNVPFDLGFLNEELTKSNRKKLKNPVLDTVELARILFPSAPSFKLNQLTDYLQINHENPHRALSDAFVTAKLFLKLKEKLASLPYETLEQLLRLEKWLKSDAYALFNYYKEQNVFVEKNDEIAIYQGLAYRCMNNLEKEDNVIDLSFGDYLDSIYESNGSLEKNLSFYEKRAGQREMSEMILDAFQTRQHALIEAETGTGKSLAYLLPAIYDAVSTHKRVVISTYTTQLQTQLLEEEIPLIRRLIPFPFRVALLKGKGHYISLEKLHQELLEPLQINYDIALTVAMLLVWLTETETGDIDDIQLPSSGYLFFRRISADMEEGVDPSSQWFYRSHYQYAKKRAQQAHIVITNHALLCTDIFHPSSLLPVYERAIIDEAHHFEATVSKHYGLKLDYMHMHYTFNQLGRTDEQKLVHTILSHYPSELSKETKVLWNKLLDDTRYETDDLFRYLFQYVSKVRKGDKSFSDIGRTQYRFEANKEDQNKWTVIKEMVSRVCLHLRDLVHGLVMIEAELRVNQLHQEDKEKLLASAERLQVFIDQLEQFFLVEDSVQEVKWMEIEAYGAKNAVYLYSEPTDIANLLTDVFFSVKESIVLTSATLTMENSFQYIMERLGLQTENPLTKKIVSPFSYADQVQLMVPNDFPTITSGHIDDFIHATCEAVLSLAEITNGRMLVLFTSYDMLRRSHSLLKELMENETYALIAQGISSGSRERLKKNFQTFDRAILLGTSSFWEGVDIPGEDLSCLVIVRLPFQPPDHPVLEAKSNFLKEQGKNPFMQYALPNAVIRFKQGFGRLIRSSSDRGIVFICDARIVTARYGKYFIRSIPKVPLFFDTTHDLMIRAEKWF; from the coding sequence GTGCAACGCTATGTTGTGATCGATTTAGAAACAACTGGAAATACTCCAGCTAAAACAGACAAAATTATTGAGGTAGGTATCGTAGTTATTGAGCAAGATACGATTGTAGATAGTTATTCTACCTTACTACATCCAAACAAAGAAATTCCAGCATTTATAACAAATTTAACAGGTATTTCAAATGAAGATGTAGCCGATGCACCATTATTTGAAAATATAGCAGATGAAGTAACTGCTATGTTTGAAAATAGTTACTTGATCGCACATAATGTCCCATTTGACCTCGGCTTTTTAAATGAAGAATTGACTAAAAGCAATCGAAAAAAGCTAAAGAATCCAGTGCTTGATACAGTAGAATTAGCAAGAATATTATTTCCAAGTGCACCAAGCTTTAAATTAAACCAGCTAACTGATTATTTACAAATCAACCATGAAAACCCGCATCGCGCGCTTTCAGATGCATTTGTAACCGCGAAGCTATTTTTAAAGCTAAAAGAAAAACTAGCTTCTTTACCGTATGAGACCCTAGAGCAATTGCTACGTTTGGAAAAATGGTTAAAGTCAGATGCATATGCTTTATTTAACTATTATAAAGAGCAAAATGTATTTGTAGAAAAAAATGATGAAATTGCTATATATCAAGGTCTTGCCTATCGCTGTATGAATAATCTAGAAAAGGAAGATAACGTTATAGATCTTTCTTTCGGAGATTATCTAGACTCGATTTATGAATCAAATGGTAGCTTAGAAAAAAACTTGTCTTTTTATGAAAAACGTGCAGGGCAACGAGAAATGTCCGAAATGATCTTAGATGCATTTCAAACGAGACAGCATGCGTTGATTGAAGCTGAAACAGGAACAGGAAAATCACTGGCATACCTGCTTCCAGCAATATATGATGCTGTTTCTACACATAAACGAGTAGTCATTAGTACATACACTACGCAGTTACAAACTCAATTATTAGAGGAAGAAATTCCATTAATTCGTAGGTTAATTCCTTTCCCTTTCCGCGTAGCACTGCTTAAAGGGAAAGGGCATTATATTAGTTTGGAAAAATTGCACCAAGAGTTGTTGGAGCCTCTCCAGATTAACTACGACATCGCTCTTACCGTAGCAATGCTTTTAGTTTGGTTAACAGAAACGGAAACGGGTGACATTGACGATATCCAGTTGCCTTCTAGTGGATATTTGTTTTTTCGACGCATATCTGCAGACATGGAAGAAGGTGTTGATCCATCTTCGCAGTGGTTTTATAGATCGCACTATCAGTACGCAAAAAAACGAGCCCAGCAAGCTCATATTGTTATTACTAATCATGCATTATTATGTACAGATATTTTTCATCCTTCTTCTTTACTACCAGTATACGAAAGAGCAATAATTGATGAAGCACATCACTTTGAGGCAACCGTATCGAAGCATTATGGATTGAAACTTGATTATATGCATATGCATTATACTTTTAATCAATTAGGGCGAACAGATGAGCAGAAATTGGTCCATACCATTTTATCTCATTACCCATCAGAACTTTCAAAAGAGACTAAGGTTTTGTGGAATAAACTGCTTGATGATACTCGTTATGAAACGGATGATTTGTTTCGTTACTTGTTTCAATATGTTTCCAAGGTACGTAAAGGAGACAAATCGTTTAGTGATATAGGTAGAACGCAGTATCGCTTTGAAGCGAATAAAGAAGATCAAAACAAATGGACAGTAATTAAGGAAATGGTATCAAGGGTTTGCTTACATTTACGTGACTTAGTACATGGATTAGTAATGATTGAAGCAGAGTTACGAGTTAATCAACTTCATCAGGAAGATAAAGAGAAACTTTTGGCTAGTGCTGAACGGCTACAAGTATTTATTGATCAATTAGAACAATTTTTCCTTGTAGAAGATAGCGTACAGGAAGTAAAATGGATGGAGATAGAGGCATACGGAGCAAAAAATGCAGTTTACCTATACAGTGAACCAACAGATATTGCTAATTTACTAACAGACGTATTTTTTTCAGTTAAAGAAAGTATCGTTTTAACAAGCGCTACATTAACAATGGAGAATTCATTTCAATATATTATGGAGCGTCTAGGCTTACAAACAGAGAATCCTTTAACGAAGAAAATTGTTTCTCCATTTTCGTATGCCGATCAAGTACAATTAATGGTGCCAAATGATTTTCCAACAATCACTTCAGGACACATTGATGATTTTATTCATGCAACCTGTGAAGCGGTATTATCTTTGGCAGAAATCACCAACGGTAGGATGCTGGTTTTATTTACATCGTACGATATGCTACGACGTTCACATTCTTTACTAAAAGAGTTAATGGAGAATGAAACGTATGCCCTTATTGCACAAGGAATCTCAAGTGGTAGTAGAGAACGTTTAAAAAAGAACTTCCAAACGTTTGATCGAGCGATTCTTCTAGGAACCAGTTCATTTTGGGAAGGTGTAGATATTCCTGGCGAAGATTTATCGTGTCTTGTAATTGTTCGTCTACCGTTTCAACCACCTGATCATCCAGTGCTTGAAGCAAAATCAAATTTTTTAAAAGAGCAAGGCAAAAATCCATTTATGCAATATGCCTTACCTAATGCTGTTATTCGGTTTAAACAAGGCTTTGGGAGATTAATCCGATCTAGCAGTGATCGAGGAATTGTGTTTATTTGTGATGCTCGAATTGTAACAGCTCGCTATGGGAAATATTTTATTCGCTCTATTCCTAAAGTGCCATTATTTTTTGACACAACACATGATTTAATGATTAGAGCTGAAAAATGGTTTTAA
- the asnS gene encoding asparagine--tRNA ligase: MKTTISQAPRYNEETVTIGAWLTNKRSSGKIAFLQLRDGTGFMQGVVVKNDVSEEAFQLAKNITQESSMYITGKIVEDTRSPFGYEMQVSDIELIHEAHDYPITPKEHGTEFLMDHRHLWLRSKRQHAVMKIRNEIIHATYQFFNDKGYVKIDPPILTGSSAEGTTELFHTKYFDEEAYLSQSGQLYMEAAAMAFGKVFSFGPTFRAEKSKTRRHLIEFWMIEPEMAFVEHEESLEIQENYVSFIVQSVLANCKLELQTLDRDISSLEKVQAPFPRITYDEAVALLKEKGFTDIEWGEDFGAPHETAIAESFDKPVFITNYPIGIKAFYMKPHPERDDVVLCADLIAPEGYGEIIGGSQRIDDLQLMEERYKEHGLTGEAYQWYLELRKYGSVPHSGFGLGLERTVAWLAGVDHVRETIPFPRLLNRLYP, translated from the coding sequence TTGAAAACGACAATCTCGCAGGCACCAAGATATAATGAAGAAACAGTTACGATTGGAGCTTGGCTCACAAATAAACGTTCAAGTGGAAAAATTGCATTTCTACAATTACGTGATGGCACTGGATTTATGCAAGGTGTTGTTGTAAAAAATGATGTGAGCGAAGAAGCATTCCAATTAGCTAAAAATATCACACAAGAATCATCGATGTATATTACTGGTAAAATTGTCGAAGATACACGCTCACCATTTGGATACGAAATGCAAGTGAGTGATATTGAATTAATTCATGAAGCTCATGATTACCCGATTACACCGAAAGAGCATGGTACAGAGTTTCTAATGGATCATCGCCATTTATGGTTACGATCTAAACGTCAACATGCTGTTATGAAAATACGCAATGAAATTATACATGCGACTTATCAATTTTTTAATGATAAAGGCTATGTTAAAATTGATCCGCCTATTTTAACAGGATCCTCAGCAGAAGGAACAACTGAATTATTCCATACGAAATACTTCGATGAAGAAGCTTATTTATCACAAAGTGGGCAATTATATATGGAAGCAGCGGCAATGGCATTTGGAAAAGTATTTTCTTTTGGACCAACCTTCCGTGCAGAAAAATCCAAAACACGTCGACATTTAATTGAATTTTGGATGATAGAACCAGAAATGGCTTTTGTGGAGCATGAAGAAAGCCTTGAAATCCAAGAAAATTATGTAAGCTTTATCGTTCAAAGTGTGCTTGCAAATTGTAAGTTGGAATTGCAAACATTAGATCGTGATATTTCAAGCTTAGAAAAAGTACAAGCACCGTTTCCTCGGATAACTTATGATGAAGCAGTTGCACTGTTAAAAGAAAAAGGTTTTACCGACATAGAATGGGGTGAAGATTTTGGGGCTCCCCATGAAACAGCTATCGCTGAAAGCTTTGATAAACCAGTATTTATTACGAATTACCCTATAGGAATAAAAGCATTCTATATGAAGCCACATCCAGAAAGAGATGATGTCGTATTATGTGCAGATCTCATTGCACCAGAAGGGTATGGAGAAATTATTGGTGGTTCTCAACGAATTGATGATTTGCAATTAATGGAAGAGCGTTATAAAGAACATGGATTAACAGGTGAAGCGTATCAATGGTATTTAGAACTAAGAAAATATGGTAGTGTACCACATTCTGGCTTCGGCCTAGGATTGGAAAGAACGGTAGCTTGGCTTGCGGGTGTTGATCATGTTCGCGAGACTATCCCGTTTCCACGTCTACTAAATCGGCTCTATCCATAA
- a CDS encoding pyridoxal phosphate-dependent aminotransferase — protein sequence MELANRVKTLTPSSTLAITAKAKELKQQGHDVIALGAGEPDFNTPEPILRAAEKAMNEGKTKYTPSGGIVELKQAIVNKFQKDNQLEYTKEQIIVTTGAKHALYTLFQVLLNEGDEVIIPTPYWVSYPEQVKLAGGTPVFIPAKEENQFKLTPQELEAAITSKTKAIIINSPSNPTGMMYNKDELKQLGDICLKHDLLIVSDEIYEKLIYSGEDHVSIAQLSPELKAQTVIINGVSKSHSMTGWRIGYAVGPNEIIKAMTSLASHSTSNPTSIAQYAALAAYQMDDSFNEEMKGVFSHRLESLYQLLTEIPGVSCVKPEGAFYLFPNVKEAVRKSGFSNVDDWAKALLEKEKVALIPGSGFGAPNNVRLSYATSMEALEEAAKRIKHFILHYKKA from the coding sequence GTGGAATTAGCAAACAGAGTAAAAACATTAACCCCCTCATCTACATTAGCTATTACAGCGAAAGCAAAAGAATTAAAACAACAAGGTCATGACGTTATCGCTTTAGGAGCTGGAGAACCTGACTTTAATACACCTGAGCCTATATTGCGTGCGGCTGAAAAAGCAATGAATGAAGGCAAAACAAAATATACGCCTTCTGGAGGGATTGTGGAACTAAAGCAAGCCATTGTGAACAAATTTCAAAAAGATAATCAACTTGAATATACAAAAGAGCAAATTATCGTTACTACTGGAGCCAAGCATGCATTATACACACTTTTTCAAGTGTTGCTAAATGAAGGGGATGAGGTTATTATCCCAACTCCGTATTGGGTTAGTTACCCAGAGCAAGTAAAGCTTGCTGGTGGAACTCCTGTTTTTATTCCTGCTAAAGAAGAAAACCAATTTAAATTAACGCCACAGGAATTAGAAGCGGCTATTACGAGTAAAACGAAAGCAATCATTATTAATTCACCTAGTAACCCGACTGGTATGATGTATAATAAAGATGAATTAAAGCAGTTGGGAGATATTTGTTTAAAGCACGATTTGTTAATTGTATCCGATGAGATTTATGAAAAGCTAATTTATTCTGGCGAAGACCATGTATCTATAGCACAATTATCACCAGAGTTAAAAGCCCAAACAGTTATTATTAATGGTGTATCTAAATCCCATTCCATGACTGGTTGGAGAATTGGTTATGCTGTTGGACCAAATGAAATTATTAAAGCAATGACAAGTCTTGCTTCACATTCTACATCAAACCCAACGTCAATTGCTCAGTACGCAGCATTAGCCGCTTATCAAATGGACGATTCCTTTAATGAAGAAATGAAGGGTGTTTTTTCACATCGTTTGGAAAGTTTATATCAACTGCTAACGGAGATACCAGGAGTGAGCTGTGTAAAGCCTGAAGGGGCATTTTATTTATTTCCAAATGTGAAAGAAGCAGTACGTAAAAGTGGCTTTAGTAATGTAGATGATTGGGCAAAGGCGCTATTGGAAAAAGAAAAAGTAGCTCTTATTCCTGGATCTGGATTTGGTGCGCCTAATAATGTACGTTTATCCTATGCCACATCTATGGAAGCACTGGAAGAAGCAGCAAAAAGAATTAAACATTTTATTTTACACTATAAGAAAGCATAA
- a CDS encoding YpmA family protein encodes MDELTTLATVQIGYSSELYKIVDLCNKTLKEQNLIFGLALDDKDEEQAIFTIYRS; translated from the coding sequence ATGGATGAATTAACCACTTTAGCGACTGTACAAATTGGATATTCCTCCGAGTTATACAAAATAGTAGACCTATGCAATAAAACTTTAAAAGAACAAAACCTAATATTTGGTTTAGCATTGGATGATAAAGATGAAGAACAAGCGATCTTTACTATATATCGGTCCTAA
- a CDS encoding cell wall elongation regulator TseB-like domain-containing protein, whose amino-acid sequence MKNKRSLLYIGPKWIRWTLSILFLLTVACGVYFIYLYNDLLESKTAGYEETKQQLLKAETLAEIDKIETFHGKEAYHVAYGKDKNEQSKLVFYPLKGKQKQLITVNQADIVSKSEMKEQWKQECNQCEFIRISPALLDGKEFWELTYIDDSNRYVFDYLDMHNGSRYEQMRFKSMFK is encoded by the coding sequence ATGAAGAACAAGCGATCTTTACTATATATCGGTCCTAAATGGATAAGATGGACATTATCCATTCTCTTTTTATTGACGGTGGCTTGCGGTGTCTATTTTATTTATTTATACAATGATTTACTTGAAAGTAAAACGGCAGGATACGAAGAAACAAAGCAGCAGCTACTGAAGGCTGAAACTTTAGCTGAAATTGATAAAATAGAAACATTTCATGGAAAAGAAGCCTACCATGTTGCGTATGGAAAAGACAAAAATGAACAAAGTAAACTTGTTTTTTATCCCTTAAAAGGGAAACAAAAACAACTGATAACTGTAAATCAAGCTGACATTGTAAGTAAATCAGAAATGAAAGAGCAGTGGAAACAGGAATGTAATCAATGTGAGTTTATACGTATCAGCCCTGCACTCTTAGATGGAAAAGAATTTTGGGAACTGACTTATATAGATGACTCAAATCGATACGTTTTTGATTATTTAGATATGCATAATGGTTCGCGATATGAACAAATGCGCTTTAAAAGTATGTTTAAATAG
- a CDS encoding CCA tRNA nucleotidyltransferase gives MLAEPFQKAKPIVEKIKAHGYNVYFVGGCVRDFLLHRPIEDIDIATSAKPIELQNLFSSVIPVGIEHGTVIIRHQNESYEVTTFRIDGKYTDQRHPDDVTYVDNIEKDLERRDFTINALAMDLKGNIIDLFAGRSDLHNHVIRTVGNGEERFREDPLRIIRALRFSSQLGFTVHPDTIEHIRKVKHEMKGLAVERITREFTKLFAGDYVRHGLTYLKDLEIYEYLPVFDQHHSLILRIPRNIKPLPLFHEVLVLFHFLDRTIPLLTWVKAWKCSNKQKNAAMNLTKQLDELQANDLTPWLVYQLPRALYNSFIRLTNCLHSKKNITMEQLLQIEQTLPIASRSDIKLSGQDIIDLFPAFKQGPWIQQLLNKLERKVVAGQLPNDYYKLKEWIKWNPPAIN, from the coding sequence ATGTTAGCAGAACCTTTCCAAAAAGCTAAGCCAATAGTAGAAAAAATAAAAGCTCATGGATATAATGTTTATTTTGTAGGAGGGTGTGTCAGAGATTTTCTGCTTCATCGTCCTATTGAGGATATTGATATAGCTACATCAGCAAAACCAATTGAGCTACAAAATTTGTTTTCTTCCGTGATACCAGTTGGAATAGAACATGGAACAGTTATTATTCGCCATCAAAATGAGTCTTATGAAGTAACCACTTTTCGAATTGACGGAAAATATACGGATCAACGTCATCCAGATGATGTTACCTATGTAGATAACATCGAAAAAGATTTAGAAAGAAGAGACTTTACGATAAATGCATTGGCAATGGATTTAAAAGGGAACATTATTGATCTGTTTGCTGGTAGATCTGATTTACATAATCATGTGATTCGTACAGTAGGAAACGGGGAGGAAAGATTTAGGGAAGACCCGTTACGAATCATTCGTGCACTTCGTTTCAGCAGTCAATTAGGATTTACTGTTCATCCGGATACGATCGAACACATTCGAAAAGTAAAGCATGAAATGAAGGGGTTAGCAGTAGAACGAATTACAAGAGAGTTTACCAAGCTATTCGCTGGTGATTATGTACGACATGGATTAACATATTTAAAGGATTTGGAGATTTACGAATACTTACCTGTATTTGATCAACACCACTCATTAATTTTACGGATTCCAAGAAATATAAAGCCTTTACCGCTTTTTCACGAAGTATTGGTGCTTTTTCATTTTTTGGATCGCACAATACCGCTTTTAACATGGGTAAAAGCATGGAAATGCTCAAATAAACAAAAAAATGCTGCCATGAACCTAACTAAACAATTAGATGAATTACAAGCAAATGACTTAACCCCTTGGCTTGTTTATCAATTACCACGAGCTTTGTATAATAGCTTTATTCGGCTAACAAATTGTTTACATTCTAAAAAAAATATCACAATGGAACAGTTATTACAAATAGAACAAACATTACCGATTGCATCTAGATCAGACATAAAATTAAGTGGCCAAGATATTATCGATCTTTTTCCGGCCTTTAAACAAGGTCCATGGATACAACAACTGTTAAATAAACTGGAGCGAAAAGTTGTTGCAGGACAGTTGCCAAATGATTACTATAAGTTAAAGGAATGGATAAAATGGAATCCACCCGCAATCAATTAA